In a single window of the Dreissena polymorpha isolate Duluth1 chromosome 3, UMN_Dpol_1.0, whole genome shotgun sequence genome:
- the LOC127870766 gene encoding uncharacterized protein LOC127870766 produces the protein MSVYSRFARLRKSEPRAFSRYQTMDQRLQTFEDRPSKRSVSKEDLASQGFIYDPCVISDTRENFSDTIFNCVRCVFCNAHISIWNMDKVDVRVRHRQLCPACPFVFDWNMNKEEIVRLSHRRFGRACPFEFEFLDYELCDRYLENEFEKQYERDNYGIVETESDQDVHSSDDIQKYSNKSVESLQTKDDQKYDEYDNYSDLDELLMAKIDKTCTRTRYKSYQKQTEKQRKKAENRLKKKRRTKIRNAKRDQKQTYYQDRIDDDNYIPQKGSNDQDVKKHDRKMCWVCRTNDAGDILEEQVFESYEQFYQKQKYYRGEIDDDNHIFQKGSNDQDAEIHDRKMCWVCRSRDIDDMIEEQFLDDQYREETNFYSDEISGIDDEKQNQVERLWDEETEYIYFSDYEAFVQYMDEYERQHPCICIGSLGVFSITLRLKTFEYKQS, from the coding sequence atgtctgtgtacagtcgttttgcgaggcttagaaaatctgaaccacgagccttcagtcgctatcaaactatggaccagagacttcaaacctttgaagacaggccatccaaacgcagcgtgtcaaaggaagacctggctagccaagggttcatctacgacccttgtgtcatctccgacacgagagagaatttctccgacactatttttaattgcgttagatgcgtgttttgcaatgcgcacatttccatttggaacatggacaaagtagatgtgagagttaggcatcgacagctgtgccccgcttgtccttttgtgttcgattggaacatgaacaaagaagaaatagtgagactcagtcatcgacggtttggtcgtgcttgtccttttgaatttgaatttcttgactatgagttatgcgataggtacttggaaaacgagtttgaaaagcaatatgaaagagataattatggaattgtggaaacagaaagcgatcaagatgttcattctagcgatgatatccaaaaatattcaaataaatcggtagaaagtcttcaaacaaaagatgaccaaaagtatgacgaatacgataattatagtgatttggatgagctgctaatggcgaaaattgacaagacttgtactcgtacccgctacaaatcttatcaaaaacaaactgaaaagcagcgtaaaaaggctgaaaacaggctgaaaaagaaacgaagaacaaaaatacgcaatgcaaaacgagatcaaaagcaaacatattaccaggacagaatcgacgatgataattacatacctcaaaaaggttccaatgatcaagatgtaaagaaacatgatagaaaaatgtgttgggtttgcagaactaatgatgctggcgatatactggaagaacaggttttcgaatcttacgaacagttttatcaaaagcaaaaatattaccggggcgaaatcgacgatgataatcacatatttcaaaagggttccaatgatcaagatgcagagatacatgatagaaaaatgtgttgggtttgcagaagccgtgatatcgatgatatgatagaagaaCAGTTTTTGGACGACCAATATAGAGAAGAAACCAATTTTTATTCGGACGAAATCAGTGGCATCgatgatgaaaaacaaaatcaggttGAACGTCTATGGGATGAAGAGaccgagtatatttatttttctgactatgaggcattcgttcaatacatggatgaatatgagaggcaacatccatgtatttgtataggaagtttaggtgtattttcgataacgctacgactcaaaacatttgaatataagcaatcataa